The Thioalkalivibrio thiocyanodenitrificans ARhD 1 genome window below encodes:
- the ftsY gene encoding signal recognition particle-docking protein FtsY has protein sequence MFGFRKNHPEGEEQPRDPGRGEGLFSRLRKGLSKTGQALTEGMATMAMGRKAIDDELLEELETRLLMADVGVEATQRILDGLTRRVARKELTDADALLTALRDSMTEILAPVERPLEVDASRKPFVILVVGVNGAGKTTTIGKLARRLQAEDRSVMLAAGDTFRAAAVEQLQVWGERNGIPVIAQGKGADAASVIYDGLQAATARGVDVLIADTAGRLHTQSNLMEEMKKVRRVIQRLDPDAPHETLLVVDAGTGQNALNQAREFHQAVQLSGIAVTKLDGTAKGGIVFAMAERMGIPIRFIGVGEGIDDLRTFRADDFVRALLSGAE, from the coding sequence ATGTTCGGTTTCAGAAAAAATCACCCCGAGGGCGAAGAACAGCCCCGGGACCCGGGGCGCGGGGAAGGCCTATTCTCGCGGCTGCGCAAGGGATTGTCCAAGACCGGCCAGGCACTTACCGAGGGCATGGCCACCATGGCGATGGGCCGCAAGGCCATCGACGACGAACTCCTCGAGGAGCTGGAAACCAGGCTGCTCATGGCGGATGTGGGCGTGGAAGCCACGCAGCGCATCCTCGACGGCCTGACCCGCCGCGTCGCCCGCAAGGAGCTCACCGATGCCGATGCGCTCCTCACGGCCCTGCGCGACTCCATGACCGAGATCCTTGCGCCCGTCGAGCGCCCCTTGGAGGTGGATGCATCCCGCAAGCCTTTTGTGATCCTCGTGGTAGGCGTCAACGGCGCCGGCAAGACCACCACCATCGGCAAACTGGCCAGGCGCCTGCAGGCGGAGGACCGCTCGGTGATGCTCGCCGCCGGTGACACGTTCCGTGCCGCGGCGGTGGAGCAGCTCCAGGTATGGGGCGAACGCAACGGCATCCCCGTCATCGCCCAGGGCAAGGGCGCGGACGCCGCCTCGGTGATCTACGATGGCCTGCAGGCGGCAACGGCGCGGGGCGTGGACGTGCTCATCGCCGACACGGCCGGGCGCCTGCACACCCAAAGCAACCTCATGGAGGAGATGAAAAAGGTTCGCCGCGTGATCCAGCGCCTGGATCCGGACGCGCCCCATGAGACCCTGCTGGTGGTGGATGCCGGTACCGGCCAGAACGCCCTGAACCAGGCCCGGGAATTCCACCAGGCGGTGCAACTCTCGGGCATCGCCGTCACCAAGCTCGACGGCACCGCCAAGGGCGGCATCGTCTTTGCCATGGCCGAACGCATGGGCATACCGATCAGGTTCATCGGGGTGGGGGAAGGCATCGACGACCTTCGGACCTTCCGTGCCGACGATTTCGTGCGTGCCTTGCTCAGCGGAGCCGAGTAA
- the ftsE gene encoding cell division ATP-binding protein FtsE encodes MILCQNVVKRYPGGQEALSQVSLRMDEGAMAYLTGHSGAGKSTLLKLISLIERPTRGRITVNGQHLNTLPRRKVPHFRRSIGIIFQDHHLLHDRTVFDNVALPLVILGYRRPEIARRVRAALDKVGLLHKERARPVTLSSGEQQRVGIARAVVHKPAVLLADEPTGNLDPDLSREIMNLFLQFNQVGVTTLIASHDLELITTLGKPILRLEAGRLVETGARPTPRAGAPA; translated from the coding sequence ATGATCCTCTGCCAGAATGTCGTCAAACGATACCCGGGCGGTCAGGAGGCCCTGTCGCAGGTCAGCCTGCGCATGGACGAAGGCGCCATGGCCTATCTCACCGGGCACTCCGGCGCCGGCAAGAGCACCCTGCTCAAGCTGATCTCGCTCATCGAACGCCCGACCCGGGGCCGGATCACCGTGAACGGACAGCACCTGAACACGCTGCCCCGGCGCAAGGTGCCCCACTTCCGGCGCAGCATCGGCATCATCTTCCAGGACCACCATCTGCTGCATGACCGAACCGTGTTCGACAACGTGGCGCTGCCCCTGGTGATCCTGGGCTACCGGCGCCCCGAGATCGCCCGGCGGGTGCGCGCGGCACTGGACAAGGTGGGCCTGCTGCACAAGGAACGGGCCCGGCCGGTGACGCTCTCCAGCGGGGAGCAGCAGCGCGTGGGCATTGCCCGGGCAGTGGTGCACAAACCGGCTGTGCTCCTGGCGGACGAACCCACCGGTAACCTGGACCCGGATCTGTCCCGGGAGATCATGAACCTGTTCCTGCAGTTCAACCAGGTGGGCGTGACCACGCTGATCGCCAGCCACGACCTGGAGCTGATCACCACGCTCGGCAAACCTATCCTACGCCTGGAGGCGGGCAGACTGGTGGAGACCGGGGCCCGGCCGACCCCGCGCGCCGGGGCACCGGCATGA
- the ftsX gene encoding permease-like cell division protein FtsX produces MPRNSRTRTTGAPPIHSRFQAWGVNHAQALVFSLGRLYRNPFTAALTLTVIAIALALPAGLWLALKNLQAAGGEWDHGAQLSVFVADSVSEDALRMLAGRIQSMDTVESARAITREEALVEFRALSGFGEALDLLDHNPLPALVLVTPAADHQGPARVQALSAELEALEEVTQAQVDLQWVQRLQAILEMTRRGVALVAVLLGLGVLLVVGNTIRLDILNRRREIEVAKLVGATDGFIRRPFLYGGLWLGLFGGLLALIIVGVGLALLNGPVQQLAALYGSDFRLEGPGLAGALALLGLAVALGLGGSWIAVGRHLKDIEPR; encoded by the coding sequence ATGCCTCGCAACTCGCGCACGCGCACCACAGGCGCACCCCCCATCCACTCCCGCTTCCAGGCCTGGGGCGTCAACCACGCCCAGGCACTGGTGTTCAGCCTGGGCAGGCTGTATCGCAACCCCTTTACCGCGGCCCTTACGCTCACCGTAATCGCCATTGCGCTGGCACTGCCGGCCGGCCTCTGGCTGGCCCTCAAGAATCTGCAGGCGGCCGGCGGCGAATGGGACCACGGGGCCCAGCTCTCGGTGTTCGTGGCGGATTCCGTGTCCGAGGATGCCCTCAGAATGCTGGCCGGACGCATCCAGTCCATGGACACGGTGGAAAGCGCCCGCGCCATCACCCGGGAGGAGGCCCTGGTGGAGTTTCGCGCCCTGTCAGGCTTCGGTGAAGCCCTTGACCTGCTGGACCACAACCCGCTGCCCGCCCTGGTGCTGGTCACCCCCGCGGCGGATCACCAGGGACCCGCGCGGGTCCAGGCCCTGTCCGCGGAGCTGGAGGCGTTGGAGGAAGTCACCCAGGCCCAGGTGGACCTGCAATGGGTGCAGCGCCTGCAGGCCATCCTGGAGATGACCCGCCGGGGCGTCGCGCTGGTAGCCGTGCTGCTGGGGCTGGGCGTGCTCCTGGTGGTGGGCAATACCATCCGACTGGACATCCTCAACCGACGCCGGGAAATCGAGGTGGCCAAGCTGGTGGGTGCCACCGACGGCTTCATCCGCCGCCCCTTCCTCTATGGCGGCCTGTGGCTCGGCCTGTTCGGCGGACTGCTGGCCCTGATCATTGTCGGCGTCGGCCTGGCCCTGTTGAACGGCCCGGTTCAGCAGCTCGCCGCCCTCTACGGCAGCGACTTCCGGCTTGAGGGGCCGGGCCTTGCGGGGGCCCTGGCCCTGCTGGGACTCGCCGTGGCCCTTGGCCTCGGGGGGTCCTGGATCGCCGTGGGGCGCCACCTGAAGGACATCGAGCCCCGGTAA
- the rpoH gene encoding RNA polymerase sigma factor RpoH, which translates to MTSTALIKGGQHLAVPVGSLDSYIQAISRLPVLDAEDEKALARRLRDHEDLEAARQLVMHNLRFVVHIARGYSGYGLGLGDLIQEGNVGLMKAVKRFDPEMNVRLISFAVHWIRAEIHEFILRNWRIVKVATTKAQRKLFFNLRSAKRRLGWFNSAEVKAVADDLGVTPQQVLEMESRLAGHDVSFDPAPARDDDDGPVLSPAETLVDEQGDPAEALEAEDWASHHEVRLRSGLDALDDRSREIVSRRWLAEQKATLHELASEYGISAERVRQIESNAMRKLRSSLEA; encoded by the coding sequence ATGACATCCACGGCATTGATCAAAGGCGGTCAGCACCTGGCCGTTCCGGTGGGGAGCCTGGACAGTTATATCCAGGCCATCAGCCGGCTGCCGGTGCTGGACGCCGAGGACGAGAAGGCGCTGGCCCGCCGGCTGCGCGACCACGAGGACCTCGAGGCCGCGCGGCAGCTGGTCATGCACAATCTGCGCTTCGTGGTGCATATCGCCCGAGGCTACTCCGGCTACGGCCTGGGGCTGGGCGATCTGATCCAGGAAGGCAACGTCGGCCTGATGAAGGCGGTCAAGCGCTTTGATCCCGAGATGAATGTGCGGCTGATCTCCTTCGCCGTGCACTGGATCCGCGCCGAGATCCACGAGTTCATCCTGCGCAACTGGCGCATCGTCAAGGTAGCCACCACCAAGGCCCAGCGCAAGCTGTTCTTCAACCTGCGCAGCGCCAAGCGGCGCCTGGGCTGGTTCAACAGCGCCGAGGTGAAGGCCGTGGCCGACGATCTTGGCGTCACACCGCAACAAGTGCTGGAGATGGAATCGCGCCTTGCAGGCCACGACGTCAGCTTCGACCCGGCACCGGCCCGGGACGATGACGACGGCCCCGTCCTCTCTCCCGCGGAGACCCTCGTGGATGAGCAGGGAGACCCCGCCGAGGCGCTGGAGGCGGAGGACTGGGCATCACACCACGAAGTCCGCCTACGCTCGGGCCTCGACGCCCTGGACGATCGCAGCCGGGAGATCGTGAGTCGCCGCTGGCTCGCCGAGCAGAAGGCCACACTGCACGAACTGGCCTCGGAGTACGGTATTTCGGCGGAACGGGTGCGACAGATCGAGAGCAACGCCATGCGCAAGCTGCGCTCGAGCCTGGAGGCCTGA
- the ccoS gene encoding cbb3-type cytochrome oxidase assembly protein CcoS yields the protein MDILYLLIPLGMVFLAIVIAAFLWAVRSGQYEDLDGPAHRILMDDDDPMIPGQQRRRGGDGLKRDD from the coding sequence ATGGATATTCTCTACCTGCTGATTCCGCTGGGCATGGTCTTTCTGGCCATCGTGATCGCCGCCTTCCTGTGGGCGGTCAGATCCGGCCAGTACGAGGACCTGGACGGCCCCGCCCACCGCATCCTCATGGATGACGACGACCCGATGATCCCGGGCCAGCAGCGCAGGCGGGGTGGTGACGGCTTGAAGCGCGACGACTGA
- a CDS encoding heavy metal translocating P-type ATPase has translation MNKRSAEALAAPEAEAGEGCFHCGLPVPPGAAYPVTIDGVEQDMCCPGCQAVAKAIVDAGLEDYYRHRTAPPSGPADAVPERLREELAVYDRPELQRSFVRTDDSNAREAALILEGIVCAACVWLSERHVKSLPGVLEFAVNFSTHRARLRWDDSRIHLSDILKAIREIGYKAHPFDPGRQEAVYRRERNAALRRLAVAGLGMMQVMMIAVALWIGADTPGQENLMRFLRWVAFVIATPVVFYAGSSFFTSAWRDLRHRQLGMDVPVALAIGSTYLASGWATVSGSGEVYFESVTMFVFFLLTGRYLEMGARQRAGQATEALGKLLPAMAIRITDRGDEPVPVADLAPGDRVRVRPGDTVPADGAVLEGHSSVDEAMLTGESLPRERRTGDGLTGGTVNVESPLIMRVDRVGTDTMLSAIQRLLDRAQTEKPRLARMAERGTGAFVAAVLVLTALVGAVWGFGIDPSRAFWVMVAMLVVSCPCALALATPVAMTAASGSLTGRGVLVTRGHALETLAAATDMVFDKTGTLTEGRLERVHTELLAGRSEEDCLALASVLEQGSEHPVAKVFQRAGVPAGDLSGQRACPGQGMEGRVDGRLYRMGTAGYVSQLAGPARWPGERLAALAHRYPVASLVLLGDASGPLAAFVLDDRLRNDAAQCVAVLRDRGIRVHLMSGDHPDTVRHVAGRLGIDSARGGLSPEDKLRAVGELQARPDAVVAMVGDGINDAPVLSRAHVSIAMAEGTQLAQASADMILYGSRLGQLPAALALAGRMVSIVRQNIRWAIGYNAVALPVAASGILTPWMAALGMSMSSLIVVVNSLRLREEPPRR, from the coding sequence GTGAACAAACGCTCCGCTGAGGCCCTTGCCGCGCCCGAAGCCGAAGCCGGCGAGGGCTGTTTCCACTGCGGCCTGCCGGTCCCGCCGGGGGCCGCCTATCCGGTGACCATCGACGGGGTCGAGCAGGACATGTGCTGTCCCGGCTGCCAAGCCGTGGCCAAGGCCATCGTCGATGCGGGCCTTGAGGATTATTACCGCCACCGCACCGCACCTCCATCCGGTCCTGCCGATGCCGTGCCGGAGCGCCTGCGAGAGGAACTGGCAGTCTATGACCGGCCCGAGCTGCAGCGAAGCTTCGTACGCACCGACGACAGCAACGCCCGGGAGGCGGCGCTGATCCTCGAGGGTATCGTGTGCGCCGCCTGCGTCTGGCTGAGTGAGCGCCATGTGAAGTCCCTGCCCGGCGTGCTGGAGTTCGCCGTCAACTTTTCCACCCATCGTGCACGGCTGCGCTGGGACGATTCCCGAATCCATCTGAGCGACATCCTCAAGGCCATCCGCGAGATCGGCTACAAGGCCCATCCCTTCGATCCCGGCCGCCAGGAGGCCGTCTACCGGCGCGAGCGCAATGCCGCCCTGCGCCGGCTCGCCGTGGCGGGCCTGGGTATGATGCAGGTGATGATGATCGCCGTGGCCCTGTGGATCGGCGCCGACACCCCGGGACAGGAAAACCTCATGCGGTTCCTGCGCTGGGTGGCATTTGTCATCGCCACGCCCGTGGTGTTCTATGCGGGCAGCAGCTTCTTCACCAGCGCCTGGCGGGATCTGCGCCACCGCCAGCTGGGCATGGACGTGCCCGTGGCCCTGGCCATCGGCAGCACCTATCTCGCCAGCGGCTGGGCTACGGTGAGCGGTTCCGGCGAGGTCTATTTCGAGTCGGTCACCATGTTTGTCTTCTTCCTGCTCACCGGGCGCTACCTGGAGATGGGCGCGCGCCAGCGCGCTGGGCAGGCCACCGAAGCCCTCGGCAAGCTGCTGCCCGCCATGGCGATTCGCATCACCGACCGGGGCGATGAGCCCGTGCCCGTGGCGGATCTCGCACCCGGGGACCGGGTGCGGGTGCGTCCCGGTGACACGGTGCCGGCCGACGGCGCGGTACTGGAGGGGCATTCCAGCGTCGACGAGGCCATGCTCACCGGAGAAAGCCTGCCCCGGGAGCGCCGGACCGGTGACGGGTTGACCGGCGGCACGGTCAACGTGGAAAGCCCGCTCATCATGCGCGTGGACCGGGTGGGCACGGACACCATGCTCTCGGCCATCCAACGGCTGCTGGACCGTGCCCAGACGGAGAAGCCCCGTCTTGCCCGCATGGCGGAGCGGGGCACCGGCGCATTCGTGGCCGCGGTACTCGTGCTCACCGCGCTGGTGGGGGCCGTGTGGGGGTTCGGCATCGACCCGTCCCGGGCCTTCTGGGTCATGGTGGCCATGCTGGTGGTGAGCTGCCCCTGCGCGCTGGCGTTGGCCACCCCCGTGGCCATGACCGCAGCCTCCGGGAGCCTCACCGGGCGCGGGGTCCTGGTCACCCGGGGCCATGCCCTGGAGACCCTGGCGGCGGCCACGGACATGGTGTTCGACAAGACCGGCACCCTCACCGAAGGGCGCCTGGAACGTGTGCATACAGAACTGCTGGCGGGTCGCTCCGAAGAGGACTGCCTGGCCCTTGCCTCGGTGCTGGAGCAGGGGTCCGAACACCCGGTGGCGAAGGTGTTCCAGCGTGCCGGCGTGCCGGCCGGGGACCTGAGCGGGCAGCGCGCCTGTCCCGGGCAGGGCATGGAGGGTCGCGTGGACGGGCGCCTGTACCGCATGGGTACGGCCGGTTACGTATCGCAACTGGCCGGCCCGGCACGATGGCCCGGTGAGCGGCTCGCGGCGCTGGCGCACCGGTATCCCGTCGCCAGCCTGGTACTGCTCGGGGACGCGTCCGGGCCGCTGGCGGCCTTTGTGCTCGATGACCGGCTGCGTAACGATGCCGCGCAGTGCGTTGCCGTGCTCAGGGACCGGGGGATTCGGGTGCACCTCATGTCCGGGGATCACCCGGATACTGTGCGTCACGTGGCGGGACGTCTGGGCATCGATTCGGCCCGGGGCGGTCTGAGCCCGGAAGACAAGCTGCGCGCCGTGGGCGAATTGCAGGCCCGACCCGATGCGGTCGTGGCCATGGTGGGCGACGGCATCAACGACGCCCCGGTGCTGTCCCGCGCCCATGTGTCCATTGCCATGGCCGAGGGCACCCAGCTGGCGCAGGCCAGTGCCGACATGATTCTCTACGGGAGCCGGCTCGGTCAGTTGCCCGCCGCGCTGGCGCTTGCCGGGCGCATGGTCTCCATCGTGCGCCAGAACATCCGCTGGGCCATTGGGTATAATGCGGTCGCCCTGCCCGTGGCCGCCAGCGGGATCCTGACCCCGTGGATGGCGGCGCTTGGCATGTCGATGTCATCACTGATCGTGGTGGTCAACTCATTGCGCCTGCGGGAGGAACCGCCGCGGCGCTGA
- a CDS encoding FixH family protein, whose protein sequence is MDNLVLTLGGGVALSFLAFALIYRFTRLRGYQVSLVVIVGMLCVFLPLQIVFWQGVDVFAIHLALFVITPYGMAIVTAQWEASRGAGRRGGGWIHWAPATIVAFFLVIATVDATIISLANHGMPSGLVGRILPEPRSGAEHVTSHFPGTVANDYFKKEPLFNEHLARLAEQEARGWEVRQGWIGTPRLGRETVFQVKVLDGQGNPLSGARVEGRFARPSDERQDRTVWFEAAGPGIYQAPVALAMPGAWEVRLRVEREGNVHEQRGITSVREG, encoded by the coding sequence GTGGACAATCTGGTTCTTACCCTGGGCGGCGGTGTGGCGCTTTCATTCCTCGCCTTCGCGCTGATCTACCGTTTCACCCGGTTGCGCGGCTACCAGGTCTCCCTGGTGGTGATCGTGGGCATGCTGTGCGTCTTTCTGCCCCTGCAGATCGTGTTCTGGCAGGGGGTGGACGTGTTCGCCATCCACCTCGCATTGTTCGTCATCACCCCGTACGGCATGGCCATCGTCACGGCCCAGTGGGAGGCGAGCCGGGGTGCTGGGCGCCGGGGCGGAGGCTGGATCCACTGGGCGCCGGCCACCATCGTGGCCTTCTTCCTGGTGATCGCCACGGTGGATGCCACCATCATCTCCCTGGCCAATCACGGCATGCCCAGCGGCCTGGTGGGCCGTATCCTGCCCGAACCGCGCAGCGGCGCCGAGCATGTCACGTCCCATTTCCCGGGCACCGTGGCCAACGATTACTTCAAGAAGGAGCCTCTGTTCAACGAGCATCTTGCGCGCCTGGCCGAACAGGAAGCGCGCGGCTGGGAGGTGCGCCAGGGCTGGATCGGCACGCCGAGGCTCGGCAGGGAGACCGTCTTCCAGGTCAAGGTGCTGGACGGGCAGGGCAATCCGCTCAGCGGGGCCCGCGTGGAGGGCCGGTTCGCACGTCCCTCCGATGAGCGCCAGGACCGCACGGTATGGTTTGAGGCGGCGGGGCCGGGCATCTACCAGGCGCCGGTGGCCCTGGCCATGCCCGGCGCCTGGGAAGTGCGCCTGCGGGTGGAGCGCGAAGGGAATGTGCATGAGCAGCGCGGCATTACCTCCGTACGGGAAGGGTGA
- the ccoG gene encoding cytochrome c oxidase accessory protein CcoG, translated as MTDTRHQDFQARIPIYPRSVKGRFRTLKWGILALAYGVYFALPWLRWAREHGPSQAVMFDIPGRRFYLFDLVVHPQDIFWLAGLLMIAAVLLFLVTGVAGRVFCGYFCFQTLWTDVYMFVEHLLQGERPARIRLDKQPWGAEKFVKKGLTHALWLLTAFATGLTFTLYWADAPELIGRFFTGQAPFPAYATALFLTATTYVMAGLAREQVCTYMCPYARFQAVMFDRDTLIVSYDEQRGEGPTGRARPAGELKTREARQRAGVGDCIDCGYCVQVCPTGIDIRDGLQYQCIHCALCVDACDAIMDRMGWPRGLIRYTSQNALEGSRTHFLKAKTLGYAAVLLVMAGLLAWSIATQAPLDATVAQVRQPLYVQLSDGSIQNSYEIKVNNKTQDLMELRVELDGPEGMTLDLGRVDLVRLQPEHGITLLARVRYRVDPDIRGPHDLVFRIVPADGQEITPLELPGHFHTP; from the coding sequence ATGACCGATACCCGTCACCAGGATTTCCAGGCCCGGATCCCGATCTACCCCAGGTCGGTGAAGGGGCGCTTTCGCACCCTGAAGTGGGGCATCCTGGCGCTCGCCTACGGAGTGTACTTCGCGCTTCCCTGGCTGCGCTGGGCGCGGGAGCATGGACCGTCCCAGGCGGTGATGTTCGATATACCCGGGCGCCGGTTCTACCTCTTCGACCTTGTCGTCCATCCCCAGGACATCTTCTGGCTGGCGGGCCTGCTGATGATCGCGGCGGTGCTGCTGTTTCTGGTGACCGGTGTGGCCGGCCGCGTGTTCTGCGGCTATTTCTGTTTCCAGACCCTGTGGACCGATGTGTACATGTTCGTCGAGCACCTGCTCCAGGGGGAGCGCCCGGCGCGCATCCGTCTGGACAAGCAGCCGTGGGGGGCAGAGAAGTTCGTGAAGAAAGGCCTGACCCATGCCCTCTGGCTGCTCACGGCCTTTGCCACCGGACTGACGTTCACCCTGTACTGGGCGGACGCGCCCGAGCTGATCGGCCGGTTCTTCACCGGTCAGGCCCCGTTTCCGGCCTATGCCACGGCGCTGTTCCTGACCGCCACCACCTATGTGATGGCCGGGCTCGCCCGGGAGCAGGTGTGCACCTACATGTGCCCCTACGCCCGCTTTCAGGCGGTGATGTTCGACCGGGATACGCTGATCGTCTCCTACGACGAGCAGCGCGGCGAAGGGCCGACGGGCCGGGCCAGGCCCGCCGGGGAACTCAAGACACGGGAGGCGCGCCAGCGCGCCGGCGTGGGCGACTGCATCGATTGCGGCTACTGCGTGCAGGTCTGCCCCACAGGCATCGATATCCGCGATGGTCTGCAGTATCAGTGCATACACTGCGCCCTGTGCGTGGATGCCTGCGACGCCATCATGGATCGCATGGGCTGGCCGCGGGGGCTGATCCGCTATACCTCCCAGAACGCACTGGAGGGTTCGCGCACGCACTTCTTAAAGGCCAAGACCCTTGGCTACGCGGCGGTTCTGCTGGTCATGGCCGGCCTGCTGGCGTGGAGCATCGCCACTCAGGCGCCCCTGGACGCCACGGTTGCTCAGGTGCGCCAGCCGCTCTACGTGCAGCTCTCCGATGGCTCCATTCAGAACAGCTACGAGATCAAGGTCAACAACAAGACCCAGGATCTGATGGAACTGCGCGTGGAACTGGACGGTCCCGAGGGCATGACCCTGGACCTGGGCCGCGTGGACCTGGTGCGTCTGCAGCCGGAGCACGGCATCACCCTGCTGGCGCGGGTGCGCTACCGGGTCGATCCCGACATACGGGGGCCCCATGATCTGGTCTTTCGCATCGTGCCGGCGGATGGACAGGAGATCACCCCGCTGGAACTTCCGGGGCATTTCCACACCCCGTGA
- the ccoP gene encoding cytochrome-c oxidase, cbb3-type subunit III, whose protein sequence is MSKPSEKRQDAVQTTGHAWDGDLQEYNNPLPRWWLWGFYATVVFSVVYWFLYPAWPIGDTYTRGFATVTYEVDGEERTTHWNTRALLVRDMQSSPAALRQREFLDVIAEASYDDILGDPDRISFVRSYAHGIFGDYCAACHQVGGAGIVGRYPNLADDDWLWGGTVDRIEQTLVHGRMGYMPPFRETFDDAQLRAVSAYVLDIAGYSGGDDDEIRRGDAIFNGSEGGCFQCHDAGGTGRTSQGAPNLTNNIWQIVDVAGAEGYEARLALVQSVVRNGVQREMPAFGDRLSPTEIKVLTAYVHQLGGGQ, encoded by the coding sequence ATGAGCAAGCCGAGCGAGAAGAGACAGGATGCGGTCCAGACCACGGGTCATGCGTGGGACGGCGACCTTCAGGAGTACAACAATCCTCTGCCCCGGTGGTGGCTGTGGGGTTTCTATGCCACGGTGGTCTTCTCGGTGGTGTACTGGTTCCTGTATCCCGCTTGGCCGATCGGTGACACCTATACCAGGGGCTTTGCCACCGTCACCTACGAGGTGGATGGCGAGGAACGCACCACTCACTGGAACACCCGGGCCCTGCTGGTGCGCGACATGCAGTCGAGCCCGGCGGCGCTGCGCCAGCGTGAATTCCTGGATGTGATCGCCGAAGCCAGCTACGACGACATCCTGGGCGACCCGGACAGGATCTCCTTTGTGCGTTCTTATGCCCACGGTATATTCGGCGACTATTGTGCCGCCTGCCACCAGGTGGGCGGTGCCGGCATCGTCGGCCGCTACCCGAACCTGGCTGACGACGACTGGCTGTGGGGCGGCACCGTGGACCGTATCGAACAGACACTCGTCCACGGGCGCATGGGCTACATGCCGCCGTTTCGTGAGACCTTCGATGACGCGCAACTGCGCGCCGTGTCCGCCTACGTGCTCGACATCGCCGGCTACAGCGGCGGTGACGATGACGAGATCCGGCGCGGTGATGCGATCTTCAACGGCAGCGAGGGGGGTTGCTTCCAGTGCCACGATGCGGGCGGCACGGGCCGCACCTCCCAGGGCGCGCCCAACCTGACCAACAACATCTGGCAGATCGTTGACGTGGCCGGCGCCGAAGGCTATGAAGCCCGACTGGCTCTGGTGCAGAGCGTGGTGCGCAACGGCGTACAGCGCGAGATGCCGGCCTTCGGTGATCGCCTCTCGCCCACCGAGATCAAGGTGCTCACCGCCTACGTGCACCAGCTTGGCGGCGGCCAATAG
- a CDS encoding cbb3-type cytochrome c oxidase subunit 3 codes for MLDLWYWIADMSNSKIVALLLFSTTFVGILVYVFTGRKRSERLESYRYIPFQDDEDEQPNREDENRS; via the coding sequence GTGCTTGATTTGTGGTACTGGATCGCCGACATGAGCAACAGCAAGATCGTCGCGCTGCTGCTGTTCTCCACCACCTTCGTCGGAATCCTTGTGTACGTATTTACGGGCAGGAAACGCTCGGAGCGCCTGGAATCCTACCGGTACATCCCGTTCCAGGACGATGAGGACGAACAGCCCAATCGCGAAGACGAGAACAGGTCATGA
- the ccoO gene encoding cytochrome-c oxidase, cbb3-type subunit II — MKHETIETNAGLLIILTLAVISIGGLVEIVPLFYINDTVEEVDGVRPYKPLEQRGRDIYIREGCYACHSQMIRPFRDEMLRYGHYSLAAESQYDHPFQWGSKRTGPDLARVGGKYSNEWQVQHLISPQSVVPESIMPGYPWLAENDLRYADIEARLRALRRVGVPYSLTDEEYEANVERFGEEVARWLDINRAEENLVAQAQAGNFDGDPSRITEMDALVAYLQVLGTMVDFTQYDEGYFVEFR; from the coding sequence ATGAAGCATGAAACCATTGAAACCAATGCCGGGTTGCTGATCATCCTCACGCTGGCCGTGATCAGCATCGGCGGGCTGGTGGAGATCGTGCCGCTCTTCTACATCAACGATACGGTGGAGGAGGTGGACGGCGTGCGTCCGTACAAGCCGCTGGAACAGCGCGGCCGTGACATCTACATCCGCGAGGGTTGCTATGCCTGCCATTCGCAGATGATCCGCCCCTTCCGCGACGAGATGCTCCGTTACGGGCATTACTCGTTGGCTGCGGAGTCACAATACGATCATCCGTTCCAATGGGGATCCAAGCGCACCGGTCCGGACCTGGCCCGGGTGGGCGGCAAGTACTCCAACGAGTGGCAGGTGCAGCACCTGATCAGCCCGCAGTCCGTGGTGCCCGAGTCCATCATGCCCGGCTATCCGTGGCTGGCGGAGAACGACCTCCGCTACGCGGACATCGAGGCACGCCTACGGGCGTTGCGGCGGGTGGGCGTGCCGTATTCCCTCACGGACGAGGAGTACGAGGCCAATGTGGAGCGCTTCGGCGAAGAGGTCGCCCGCTGGCTCGACATCAATCGCGCCGAGGAGAACCTGGTGGCCCAGGCGCAGGCAGGCAATTTCGACGGCGATCCTTCCCGGATCACCGAGATGGATGCGCTCGTCGCCTATCTGCAGGTGCTGGGCACCATGGTGGATTTCACGCAGTATGACGAGGGCTACTTCGTCGAGTTTCGCTGA